In one window of Bradyrhizobium sp. AZCC 1721 DNA:
- a CDS encoding PaaI family thioesterase, whose translation MSANDDPDFAPIATRIRDNVGRQGFMTHIGAELSELTRGTCTLAVDRRPELLQQHGLFHGGVTAFLVDNATTIAAATSRGQPALTAEYKLNLLSPAIGERLICRARVIKPGRQVAVVAADVFCVTDGVEKHTATALASIAMLDHKTAARIPSPA comes from the coding sequence ATGAGTGCGAATGACGATCCCGACTTCGCGCCGATCGCGACCCGTATCCGCGACAATGTCGGCCGCCAAGGCTTCATGACCCATATCGGCGCGGAACTATCCGAGCTGACCCGCGGCACATGTACGCTTGCGGTCGACCGCCGGCCGGAACTGTTGCAGCAACACGGCTTGTTTCACGGCGGCGTCACGGCCTTTCTCGTCGACAACGCCACCACGATCGCGGCCGCGACATCGCGCGGGCAACCGGCGCTGACGGCGGAATACAAATTGAATCTGCTGTCGCCGGCGATCGGTGAGCGATTGATCTGCCGGGCGCGCGTGATCAAGCCCGGACGTCAGGTCGCCGTGGTTGCGGCCGACGTGTTTTGCGTAACCGATGGCGTCGAGAAGCATACCGCAACTGCGCTGGCCTCGATCGCAATGCTTGACCACAAGACGGCCGCTAGAATCCCAAGCCCGGCCTGA